A region of Oxyura jamaicensis isolate SHBP4307 breed ruddy duck chromosome 9, BPBGC_Ojam_1.0, whole genome shotgun sequence DNA encodes the following proteins:
- the BCL6 gene encoding B-cell lymphoma 6 protein has protein sequence MASPADSCIQFTRHASDVLLNLNRLRSRDILTDVVIIVNREQFRAHKTVLMACSGLFYSIFTDQLKCNLNVINLDPEINPEGFCILLDFMYTSRLNLRENNIMAVMATALYLQMEHVVDTCRRFVKSSEAEMVSAVKTPREEFLAGRMLSHPEVMAYRSRDVSENSMPLQNGSLCNGRAFAPGLFNSLSGSSIPYPGYSPLPLNGFLVDDELREMRMPLSEVSRAGAFPKERILPCDSSRTIPTEYMRTITDISANMCHATIYAPKEGAAEEARSDMHYGVASGPKPVVPSIRNNPYFSCDKVAKEEERTSSEDEISQHFEPTNTPLDRKGLISPQSPQKSDCQPNSPTESSSSKNARISQNSNSLFTKSPTDPKACNWKKYKFIVLNSLNQNAKQDSADQNEMGTLSPRTYMPMSTCQQSMEPEHLNVQSPTKMSVNGEDSNIPQASRLNNIVNRSRDGSPRSSEGQSPLYMHSSKCSSCGCQSPQHAEMCLHTPGSAFGEEMGETQSEYSDSSCENGAFFCNECDCRFSEEASLKRHSLQVHSDKPYKCDRCQASFRYKGNLASHKTVHTGEKPYRCNICGAQFNRPANLKTHTRIHSGEKPYKCETCGARFVQVAHLRAHVLIHTGEKPYPCEICGTRFRHLQTLKSHLRIHTGEKPYHCEKCNLHFRHKSQLRLHLRQKHGAITNTKVQYRISASEVPPELPKAC, from the exons ATGGCCTCGCCGGCAGACAGCTGCATCCAGTTCACCCGCCACGCGAGCGATGTCCTCCTCAATCTCAACCGCCTTAGAAGCCGGGATATCCTGACTGACGTTGTCATCATCGTGAACCGGGAGCAGTTCAGAGCCCACAAAACAGTCCTGATGGCCTGCAG TGGCCTCTTCTACAGCATCTTCACTGACCAGCTCAAGTGCAACTTGAATGTCATCAACCTAGACCCTGAAATTAACCCCGAGGGGTTTTGCATCCTCTTAGACTTCATGTACACATCCCGCCTGAACCTGCGGGAGAACAATATCATGGCTGTGATGGCCACAGCGCTGTACCTGCAGATGGAGCACGTGGTTGATACTTGCCGAAGGTTTGTCAAATCTAG TGAAGCTGAGATGGTGTCTGCTGTGAAGACCCCAAGGGAAGAGTTTTTGGCGGGCCGGATGCTGAGCCACCCAGAGGTGATGGCTTATCGGAGCAGAGACGTCTCGGAGAACAGCATGCCTCTCCAGAATGGGTCCCTCTGCAACGGGAGGGCTTTTGCACCTGGCTTGTTCAACAGTTTGTCTGGATCCTCCATTCCCTACCCCGGGTACAGCCCTCTCCCTCTAAATGGCTTCCTTGTGGATGACGAGTTGCGGGAGATGAGGATGCCTCTCTCCGAAGTCTCGAGGGCAGGTGCCTTCCCCAAGGAGAGGATCCTGCCGTGCGACAGCTCCAGGACGATCCCCACCGAGTACATGAGAACCATCACCGACATCTCGGCCAACATGTGCCACGCCACTATCTACGCTCCGAAAGAAGGCGCTGCTGAAGAAGCCAGGAGCGACATGCACTACGGCGTAGCCTCTGGCCCCAAACCTGTCGTCCCCTCGATCCGGAACAATCCTTACTTCTCTTGCGACAAAGTGGCCAAAGAGGAGGAGCGGACCTCTTCAGAGGATGAGATCAGCCAGCACTTTGAGCCCACCAACACCCCCTTGGACCGCAAGGGACTTAtcagcccccagagcccccagaaGTCAGACTGTCAGCCCAACTCGCCGACCgagtccagcagcagcaagaatgCCCGCATCAGTCAGAACTCCAACTCCCTCTTCACCAAGAGCCCCACAGACCCCAAAGCCTGCAACTGGAAGAAGTACAAGTTCATCGTCCTCAACTCTCTGAATCAGAACGCCAAGCAAGACAGTGCTGACCAGAATGAGATGGGAACCCTCTCTCCTCGCACCTACATGCCCATGTCCACCTGCCAGCAGTCCATGGAACCGGAGCATCTTAACGTGCAATCCCCCACCAAGATGAGCGTGAACGGAGAAGACTCCAATATCCCCCAAGCGAGCAGACTCAACAACATCGTTAACAG GTCCCGGGATGGGTCCCCTCGGAGCAGCGAAGGACAGTCCCCGCTGTACATGCATTCGTCCAAGTGCAGCTCCTGCGGCTGCCAGTCCCCACAACATGCTGAGATGTGCCTTCATACCCCTGGCTCAGCCTTTGGAGAGGAGATGGGGGAAACCCAATCTGAATACTCTGACTCCAGCTGCG AGAACGGAGCCTTCTTCTGCAACGAGTGCGACTGCCGGTTCTCCGAGGAGGCCTCCCTCAAGAGACACTCTCTGCAAGTCCACAGCGACAAGCCCTACAAGTGTGACCGCTGCCAGGCCTCCTTCCGCTACAAGGGGAACCTCGCCAGCCACAAAACTGTCCACACAG gagaaaaacCATACCGCTGCAACATCTGCGGGGCACAATTCAACCGGCCGGCCAACCTGAAAACCCACACACGCATCCACTCCGGAGAGAAACCCTACAAGTGCGAGACCTGCGGGGCCAGATTCGTCCAG GTGGCCCACCTCCGCGCTCATGTGCTCATCCACACTGGGGAGAAGCCGTACCCCTGCGAGATCTGCGGCACGCGCTTCCGGCACCTGCAGACCCTCAAAAGCCACCTTCGAATCCACACGGGAGAGAAACCGTACCAT TGTGAGAAGTGCAACCTGCACTTCCGCCACAAAAGCCAGCTGCGGCTCCACCTGCGGCAGAAGCACGGGGCCATCACCAACACCAAGGTGCAGTACCGCATCTCGGCGAGCGAGGTGCCTCCGGAGCTCCCCAAGGCTTGCTGA